Proteins co-encoded in one Pseudoliparis swirei isolate HS2019 ecotype Mariana Trench chromosome 7, NWPU_hadal_v1, whole genome shotgun sequence genomic window:
- the LOC130196718 gene encoding uncharacterized protein LOC130196718, whose translation MNEIEKKERITNKGRKNRNLTLSVELEGENSFSAMELMRCVRELCGGLVACRFIGAGKYEVTMSHPKGKERLLEGFKMGETRVHARELCNDELVVSFLNLPFYTDDGEILEKLHGWGVSAVSPIKRRMWPGTKIADGTRFLKKERCQHKQVSFRRILNQYTALYQRIIHIHTLLENRTFHKRRTVALDASSQCDCLQRAEHPLRLGSADRLRPAVVP comes from the exons ATGAATGaaatagagaaaaaagagaggattACAAATAAGGGAAGAAAAAATCGAAACCTGACCCTGAGTGTCGAGCTTGAGGGGGAGAATTCCTTTTCAGCCATGGAGCTGATGAGATGTGTGCGGGAGCTGTGCGGAGGACTGGTGGCGTGCCGCTTCATCGGAGCCGGGAAGTACGAAGTGACGATGAGCCATccgaaagggaaggagagactgCTGGAGGGCTTCAAGATGGGCGAGACGAGGGTCCATGCTCGGGAGCTGTGTAACGATGAGCTGGTGGTGTCCTTCCTCAACCTGCCTTTCTACACTGACGACGGGGAGATCCTCGAGAAGCTCCACGGCTGGGGAGTATCGGCTGTTTCCCCGATTAAAAGGCGGATGTGGCCGGGCACAAAGATTGCTGATGGTACCAGATTCCTCAAG AAAGAGAGATGTCAACACAAGCAGGTGAGTTTCAGGAGGATTTTAAATCAATATACCGCGTTATACCAGAGGattatacacattcacacacttctCGAAAATCGGACTTTCCATAAACGCCGCACCGTCGCCCTCGACGCGTCATCGCAGTGCGACTGTTTACAGCGAGCCGAGCACCCGCTCCGCCTCGGCTCCGCAGACCGGCTCCGTCCCGCCGTCGTCCCGTAG
- the LOC130196682 gene encoding protein NLRC3-like isoform X1 gives MHQWEDREEGVPPSKTSLCGEHDSQTKAQRPDSPGPGPGPGPGHGSGPSCVSLKSDRSMGFVMDFKDGVQPVGIHQQRDDSPRAGPGPGPSCVSLKSDRSMGTPMTFKDGLQSVELRVQQQRSQVIPGDLDPIFKLLEKNIVSFMKSELKKMQKALNPDHPEGPAGRKEDEEVLDGEDEEQMRSSGEAFLKITLNFLRRMEQEELADCLQSKTGVTTAQHELKSNLKKKFQCVTAAQHELKSNLKKKFQCVFEGIPKAGNQTLLNQIYTELYITEGGTAEVNEEHEVRQIKTASRKPHRPETPIRQEDLFKASPGREEPIRTVMTKGVAGVGKTVLTQKFTLDWAEDKANQDIHFLFPFTFRELNVLKEKKFSLVQLIHHFFTETKEAGICRFEEFQVVFIFDGLDECRLPLDFLNNEVLTDVTESTSVHVLLTNLFRGKLLPSARLWITTRPAAANQIPPDCVGLVTEVRGFTDPQKEDYFRKRFRDEEQASRIISHIKTSRSLHIMCHIPVFCWITATVLEDVLKTTEGGKLPNTMTEMYIHFLVVQSKVKMVKFEGGAATDPHWSPESRKMTESLGRLAFDQLQKGNLIFYECDLTECGIDIRAASVYSGVFTQIFREERGLYQDQVFCFVHLSVQEFLAALHVHLTFSNSGVNLMAEKQPGAKGLGWHKVLRAEPKLKHLYQSAVDKALQSPNGHLDLFLRFLLGLSLETNQSLLQGLLTQTGSSSQANQETVQYIKKKISEDGSPEKSINLFHCLNELNDGSLVEEIQQALRSGRLSTDELSPAQWSALVFILLSSEEDLEVFDLKKYSASEKALLRLMPVVKASNKALLSGCKLSKRSCGALSSVLSSQSSSLKHLDLSHNKLQDSGVKRLSAGLESPHCRLETLSLSRCGITEEGCSSLGSALKSNPSSLRELDLSFNKLQDSGVKLLTGFLESPHCSLETLSTSAEAPR, from the exons ATGCATCagtgggaggacagagaggagggagtccCTCCCTCTAAAACCTCTCTGTGTGGGGAACATGACAGCCAGACCAAAGCTCAGAG ACCAGACTCaccgggaccgggacctggACCGGGACCTGGACATGGATCTGGACCCAGCTGTGTGTCCCTGAAGAGTGACCGGTCTATGGGATTCGTGATGGATTTCAAAGATGGAGTTCAGCCTGTTGG GATCCATCAGCAGAGAGATGACTCTCCTCGAGCTGGACCGGGACCTGGACCCAGCTGTGTGTCCCTGAAGAGTGACCGGTCTATGGGAACCCCGATGACATTTAAAGATGGACTTCAGTCTGTTGAACTAAG AGTTCAGCAACAGAGATCCCAAGTGATCCCAGGAGACCTGGACCCCATATTTAAG CTGCTTGAGAAGAACATTGTCAGCTTTATGAAGAGCGAGCTGAAGAAGATGCAAAAGGCCCTAAATCCAGATCACCCAGAAGGCCCTGCGGGTCggaaggaagatgaggaggtgtTGGACggtgaggatgaagagcagatgAGGAGCAGCGGGGAAGCATTTCTGAAGATCACACTAAACTTCTTGAGGAgaatggagcaggaggagctggcTGACTGTCTGCAGAGCA AAACTGGTGTGACTACAGCCCAACATGAACTCAAGTCTAACCTGAAGAAGAAGTTCCAGTGTGTGACTGCAGCCCAACATGAACTCAAGTCTAACCTGAAGAAGAagttccagtgtgtgtttgaggggatCCCTAAAGCAGGAAACCAAACCCTCCTGAACCAGATCTACACAGAGCTCTACATCACAGAGGGAGGGACTGCAGAGGTCAACGAGGAGCATGAGGTCAGACAGATTAAAACAGCATCCAGGAAACCACACAGACCAGAAACacccatcagacaagaagacctcTTCAAAGCCTCTCCAGGAAGagaggaaccaatcagaacaGTGATGACGAAGGGAGTGGCTGGCGTTGGGAAAACAGTCCTAACACAGAAGTTCACTCTGGACTGGGCTGAAGACAAAGCCAACCAggacatccacttcctgtttccattcACGTTCAGAGAGCTGAATGtgctgaaagagaagaagttcAGCTTGGTGCAACTTATCCATCACTTCTTCACTGAAACCAAAGAAGCAGGAATCTGCAGGTTTGAAGAGTTCCAGGTTGTGTTCATCTTTGACGGTCTGGATGAGTGTCGACTTCCTCTGGACTTCCTCAACAATGAGGTCCTGACTGATGTCACAGAGTCCACCTCAGTgcatgtgctgctgacaaacctCTTCAGGGGCAAACTGCTTCCCTCTGCTCGCCTCTGGATAACCACaagacctgcagcagccaatcagatccctCCTGACTGTGTTGGCTTggtgacagaggtcagagggttcACTGACCCCCAGAAGGAGGACTACTTCAGGAAGAGGTTCAGGGATGAGGAGCAGGCCAGCAGGATCATCTCCCACATCAAGACCTCCCGAAGCCTCCACATCATGTGCCACATCCCAGTCTTCTGCTGGATCACTGCTACAGTTCTGGAGGACGTGTTGAAGACCACAGAGGGAGGAAAGCTGCCCAATACCATGACTGAGATGTACATCCACTTCCTGGTGGTTCAGTCCAAAGTGAAGATGGTCAAGTTTGAAGGAGGAGCTGCAACGGATCCACACTGGAGTCCAGAGAGCAGGAAGATGACTGAGTCTCTGGGAAGACTGGCTTTTGATCAGCTGCAGAAAGGGAACCTGATCTTCTATGAATGCGACCTGACCGAGTGTGGCATCGATATCAGAGCAGCCTCAGTGTACTCAGGAGTGTTCACACAGATctttagagaggagagaggactgtacCAGGACCAGGTGTTCTGCTTCGTCCATCTGAGTGTTCAGGAGTTTCTGGCTGCTCTTCATGTCCATCTGACCTTCAGCAACTCTGGTGTCAACCTGATGGCAGAAAAACAACCAGGAGCTAAAGGCCTTGGTTGGCATAAAGTATTGAGAGCAGAACCTAAACTCAAACATCTCTACCAGAGTGCTGTGGACAAGGCCTTACAGAGTCCAAATGGACACCTGGACTTgttcctccgcttcctcctgGGTCTTTCCCTGGAGACCAATCAGAGTCTTCTGCAAGGTctgctgacacagacaggaagtagctcACAGGCCAATCAGGAAACAGTCCAGTACATCAAGAAGAAGATCAGTGAGGATGGTTCTCCAGAGAAAAGCATCAATCTGTTCCActgtctgaatgaactgaacgaTGGTTCTCTGGTGGAGGAGATCCAACAGGCCCTGAGATCAGGACGTCTCTCCACAGATGAACTGTCTCCTGCTCAGTGGTCAGCTCTGGTCTTCATCTTACTGTCATCAGAAGAAGATCTGGAGGTGTTTGACCTGAAGAAATACTCTGCTTCAGAGAAGGCTCTTCTGAGGCTGATGCCGGTGGTCAAAGCCTCCAACAAAGCTCT GCTGAGTGGCTGTAAACTCTCAAAGAGAAGCTGTGgagctctgtcctcagtcctcagctcCCAGTCCTCCAGTCTGAAACACCTGGACCTGAGTCACAACAAGCTACAGGACTCAGGAGTGAAGCGCCTCTCTGCTGGACTGGAGAGTCCACAttgtagactggagactctgag
- the LOC130196331 gene encoding LOW QUALITY PROTEIN: zinc phosphodiesterase ELAC protein 1-like (The sequence of the model RefSeq protein was modified relative to this genomic sequence to represent the inferred CDS: inserted 1 base in 1 codon; substituted 1 base at 1 genomic stop codon), producing MTMDVTFLGTGSAYPSPHRGASALVLRTEGECWLFDCGEGTQTQLMKSQLRAGGITKVFISHLHGDHLLGLPGLLCTVSLNTNAEQQPPSCVEVYGPRGLRHFLRVALGLTGSQLLFPYAVHELEPTADQSPEEGRLSPEVTDXFSCDRGPPHPQEQPGRTVVLDASSDSYLLFEDRRFVVKAFRLFHRIPSFGFCIKEHDRPGRLKTELLKELGLKPGPLYAQLKAGKPVTLASGRVVLSSEVLEEAIPGRKVCVFGDCSSAVGDGALRLCGGADVLVHEATLGDEHRAKAEDRGHSTPGMAAAAXACSSMRLVLTHFSQRYKPGPSHQDGDEDDVAELKRQAERALQDSGVEVTLAEDFLTLHCKNKNLTYAVGTLFR from the exons ATGACCATGGATGTGACTTTCCTCGGGACCGGCTCGGCCTACCCGTCCCCTCACCGCGGGGCCTCGGCGCTGGTGCTGCGGACAGAAGGGGAGTGCTGGCTCTTCGACTGCGgggagggaacccagacccaaCTGATGAAGAGCCAACTGCGAgccg GTGGGATCACCAAGGTGTTCATCTCTCACCTGCACGGGGACCACCTGTTGGGCCTGCCCGGCCTCCTCTGCACCGTGAGCCTCAACACCAACGCGGAGCAGCAGCCCCCGAGCTGTGTGGAGGTCTACGGGCCGCGGGGGCTCCGCCACTTCTTACGGGTGGCCCTCGGCCTCACGGGGTCCCAGCTGCTCTTCCCGTATGCAG TCCATGAGCTGGAGCCCACAGCGGACCAGAGTCCAGAAGAGGGACGCCTCAGCCCGGAGGTAACCGACTGATTTTCAT GTGACCGCGGCCCTCCGCACCCACAGGAGCAGCCGGGCCGGACCGTGGTCCTGGACGCCTCCAGCGACTCCTACCTCCTCTTTGAGGACCGGAGGTTCGTGGTCAAGGCCTTCAGGCTGTTCCACCGCATCCCCTCCTTCGGGTTTTGCATTAAGGAGCACGATCGAcccgggagactgaagactgagctcCTGAAGGAACTAG gccTGAAACCGGGTCCGCTTTATGCGCAGCTGAAAGCCGGCAAGCCAGTAACGCTGGCCAGCGGCCGCGTGGTTCTGTCCAGCGAGGTGCTGGAAGAGGCCATTCCGGGTCGTAAAGTCTGCGTCTTCGGCGACTGCAGCTCGGCCGTGGGCGACGGCGCGCTGAGGCTGTGCGGCGGGGCGGACGTCCTGGTCCACGAGGCCACGCTCGGGGACGAGCACCGAGCCAAAGCGGAGGACCGCGGACACAGTACGCCCGGGATGGCGGCCGCGG CGGCATGCAGCAGCATGAGGCTGGTGCTGACCCACTTCAGCCAGAGGTACAAACCCGGCCCCTCGCACCAGGACGGGGACGAGGACGACGTGGCGGAGCTCAAGCGGCAGGCGGAGCGCGCGCTGCAGGACAGCGGCGTGGAAGTGACCTTGGCCGAGGACTTTCTCACTCTGcactgcaaaaataaaaatctaa CATATgctgtcgggactctgttcaggTGA
- the LOC130196682 gene encoding protein NLRC3-like isoform X2: MHQWEDREEGVPPSKTSLCGEHDSQTKAQRPDSPGPGPGPGPGHGSGPSCVSLKSDRSMGFVMDFKDGVQPVGIHQQRDDSPRAGPGPGPSCVSLKSDRSMGTPMTFKDGLQSVELRVQQQRSQVIPGDLDPIFKLLEKNIVSFMKSELKKMQKALNPDHPEGPAGRKEDEEVLDGEDEEQMRSSGEAFLKITLNFLRRMEQEELADCLQSKTGVTTAQHELKSNLKKKFQCVTAAQHELKSNLKKKFQCVFEGIPKAGNQTLLNQIYTELYITEGGTAEVNEEHEVRQIKTASRKPHRPETPIRQEDLFKASPGREEPIRTVMTKGVAGVGKTVLTQKFTLDWAEDKANQDIHFLFPFTFRELNVLKEKKFSLVQLIHHFFTETKEAGICRFEEFQVVFIFDGLDECRLPLDFLNNEVLTDVTESTSVHVLLTNLFRGKLLPSARLWITTRPAAANQIPPDCVGLVTEVRGFTDPQKEDYFRKRFRDEEQASRIISHIKTSRSLHIMCHIPVFCWITATVLEDVLKTTEGGKLPNTMTEMYIHFLVVQSKVKMVKFEGGAATDPHWSPESRKMTESLGRLAFDQLQKGNLIFYECDLTECGIDIRAASVYSGVFTQIFREERGLYQDQVFCFVHLSVQEFLAALHVHLTFSNSGVNLMAEKQPGAKGLGWHKVLRAEPKLKHLYQSAVDKALQSPNGHLDLFLRFLLGLSLETNQSLLQGLLTQTGSSSQANQETVQYIKKKISEDGSPEKSINLFHCLNELNDGSLVEEIQQALRSGRLSTDELSPAQWSALVFILLSSEEDLEVFDLKKYSASEKALLRLMPVVKASNKALLSGCKLSKRSCGALSSVLSSQSSSLKHLDLSHNKLQDSGVKRLSAGLESPHCRLETLRNSS, translated from the exons ATGCATCagtgggaggacagagaggagggagtccCTCCCTCTAAAACCTCTCTGTGTGGGGAACATGACAGCCAGACCAAAGCTCAGAG ACCAGACTCaccgggaccgggacctggACCGGGACCTGGACATGGATCTGGACCCAGCTGTGTGTCCCTGAAGAGTGACCGGTCTATGGGATTCGTGATGGATTTCAAAGATGGAGTTCAGCCTGTTGG GATCCATCAGCAGAGAGATGACTCTCCTCGAGCTGGACCGGGACCTGGACCCAGCTGTGTGTCCCTGAAGAGTGACCGGTCTATGGGAACCCCGATGACATTTAAAGATGGACTTCAGTCTGTTGAACTAAG AGTTCAGCAACAGAGATCCCAAGTGATCCCAGGAGACCTGGACCCCATATTTAAG CTGCTTGAGAAGAACATTGTCAGCTTTATGAAGAGCGAGCTGAAGAAGATGCAAAAGGCCCTAAATCCAGATCACCCAGAAGGCCCTGCGGGTCggaaggaagatgaggaggtgtTGGACggtgaggatgaagagcagatgAGGAGCAGCGGGGAAGCATTTCTGAAGATCACACTAAACTTCTTGAGGAgaatggagcaggaggagctggcTGACTGTCTGCAGAGCA AAACTGGTGTGACTACAGCCCAACATGAACTCAAGTCTAACCTGAAGAAGAAGTTCCAGTGTGTGACTGCAGCCCAACATGAACTCAAGTCTAACCTGAAGAAGAagttccagtgtgtgtttgaggggatCCCTAAAGCAGGAAACCAAACCCTCCTGAACCAGATCTACACAGAGCTCTACATCACAGAGGGAGGGACTGCAGAGGTCAACGAGGAGCATGAGGTCAGACAGATTAAAACAGCATCCAGGAAACCACACAGACCAGAAACacccatcagacaagaagacctcTTCAAAGCCTCTCCAGGAAGagaggaaccaatcagaacaGTGATGACGAAGGGAGTGGCTGGCGTTGGGAAAACAGTCCTAACACAGAAGTTCACTCTGGACTGGGCTGAAGACAAAGCCAACCAggacatccacttcctgtttccattcACGTTCAGAGAGCTGAATGtgctgaaagagaagaagttcAGCTTGGTGCAACTTATCCATCACTTCTTCACTGAAACCAAAGAAGCAGGAATCTGCAGGTTTGAAGAGTTCCAGGTTGTGTTCATCTTTGACGGTCTGGATGAGTGTCGACTTCCTCTGGACTTCCTCAACAATGAGGTCCTGACTGATGTCACAGAGTCCACCTCAGTgcatgtgctgctgacaaacctCTTCAGGGGCAAACTGCTTCCCTCTGCTCGCCTCTGGATAACCACaagacctgcagcagccaatcagatccctCCTGACTGTGTTGGCTTggtgacagaggtcagagggttcACTGACCCCCAGAAGGAGGACTACTTCAGGAAGAGGTTCAGGGATGAGGAGCAGGCCAGCAGGATCATCTCCCACATCAAGACCTCCCGAAGCCTCCACATCATGTGCCACATCCCAGTCTTCTGCTGGATCACTGCTACAGTTCTGGAGGACGTGTTGAAGACCACAGAGGGAGGAAAGCTGCCCAATACCATGACTGAGATGTACATCCACTTCCTGGTGGTTCAGTCCAAAGTGAAGATGGTCAAGTTTGAAGGAGGAGCTGCAACGGATCCACACTGGAGTCCAGAGAGCAGGAAGATGACTGAGTCTCTGGGAAGACTGGCTTTTGATCAGCTGCAGAAAGGGAACCTGATCTTCTATGAATGCGACCTGACCGAGTGTGGCATCGATATCAGAGCAGCCTCAGTGTACTCAGGAGTGTTCACACAGATctttagagaggagagaggactgtacCAGGACCAGGTGTTCTGCTTCGTCCATCTGAGTGTTCAGGAGTTTCTGGCTGCTCTTCATGTCCATCTGACCTTCAGCAACTCTGGTGTCAACCTGATGGCAGAAAAACAACCAGGAGCTAAAGGCCTTGGTTGGCATAAAGTATTGAGAGCAGAACCTAAACTCAAACATCTCTACCAGAGTGCTGTGGACAAGGCCTTACAGAGTCCAAATGGACACCTGGACTTgttcctccgcttcctcctgGGTCTTTCCCTGGAGACCAATCAGAGTCTTCTGCAAGGTctgctgacacagacaggaagtagctcACAGGCCAATCAGGAAACAGTCCAGTACATCAAGAAGAAGATCAGTGAGGATGGTTCTCCAGAGAAAAGCATCAATCTGTTCCActgtctgaatgaactgaacgaTGGTTCTCTGGTGGAGGAGATCCAACAGGCCCTGAGATCAGGACGTCTCTCCACAGATGAACTGTCTCCTGCTCAGTGGTCAGCTCTGGTCTTCATCTTACTGTCATCAGAAGAAGATCTGGAGGTGTTTGACCTGAAGAAATACTCTGCTTCAGAGAAGGCTCTTCTGAGGCTGATGCCGGTGGTCAAAGCCTCCAACAAAGCTCT GCTGAGTGGCTGTAAACTCTCAAAGAGAAGCTGTGgagctctgtcctcagtcctcagctcCCAGTCCTCCAGTCTGAAACACCTGGACCTGAGTCACAACAAGCTACAGGACTCAGGAGTGAAGCGCCTCTCTGCTGGACTGGAGAGTCCACAttgtagactggagactctgag